Proteins from a single region of Runella sp. SP2:
- the infC gene encoding translation initiation factor IF-3 — MAQQQRRPFRPVRQEEPYRINERIRVPQVRMVGENVPQGIFDIQQALKMAEEQNLDLVEISPNAVPPVCKVIDYSKFKYEQKKKQKEIKANAQKVVIKEIRFSPTTDDHDYDFKLKHALNFLKEGAKVKAYVQFSGREIVFKDQGYKLLERFAKALEEVGKVELEPKLEGKRMSMILTPKALKK, encoded by the coding sequence ATGGCTCAACAACAACGCAGACCTTTTCGCCCAGTAAGACAAGAAGAACCGTACCGTATTAATGAACGTATCCGTGTACCACAAGTGCGGATGGTTGGAGAAAACGTTCCACAAGGAATTTTTGACATCCAACAAGCACTTAAAATGGCGGAGGAACAGAACTTAGACTTGGTAGAAATTTCGCCTAATGCTGTTCCACCTGTTTGTAAGGTCATTGATTACTCAAAGTTCAAGTACGAGCAAAAGAAAAAGCAAAAGGAAATCAAAGCCAATGCTCAGAAAGTTGTGATTAAAGAGATTCGCTTTAGTCCAACGACTGATGATCATGATTACGATTTTAAATTGAAACATGCACTTAACTTCCTCAAAGAAGGAGCAAAAGTAAAAGCGTATGTGCAATTCTCTGGTCGTGAGATTGTATTTAAAGACCAAGGCTATAAACTTCTTGAGCGTTTTGCTAAAGCATTGGAAGAGGTGGGGAAAGTAGAACTTGAACCAAAATTGGAAGGTAAACGCATGAGTATGATTTTGACGCCCAAGGCGTTGAAAAAGTAG